DNA from Acidaminococcales bacterium:
ATGCAGCGCACTTGAACTGCCGGCAAAAAGGAAGCCGTGTTTTTTGCATAGCGCGTAGCTATGCCCCGCCAACGCTTCAGCGCGAGGAACGCATTCTCCACCA
Protein-coding regions in this window:
- a CDS encoding IS5/IS1182 family transposase, producing the protein VENAFLALKRWRGIATRYAKNTASFLPAVQVRCIAIWSSVY